A window of the Dickeya dianthicola NCPPB 453 genome harbors these coding sequences:
- a CDS encoding MarR family transcriptional regulator, producing the protein MNHTTTETLYPIGLLIHLANQFKDNLLTDYFADSDITAPQFKVLISIYKGFTSPVEVSKNVMMDGGALSRMIERMVKRELIVRQPHPCDKRQVILALTEKGLAIYQHFEQEGMRIVLAQTTARLTPQEVEQLMRLLTKMLPDDVIARYLRTEFTNN; encoded by the coding sequence ATGAACCACACCACCACTGAAACGCTTTACCCGATTGGCTTGCTGATCCACCTGGCAAACCAGTTCAAAGATAACCTGCTGACTGACTATTTTGCCGACAGCGACATCACCGCGCCCCAATTCAAGGTGTTGATCAGTATCTATAAAGGCTTCACCAGCCCGGTGGAGGTGAGCAAAAACGTGATGATGGACGGCGGCGCGCTGAGTCGCATGATTGAGCGGATGGTGAAGCGGGAGCTGATTGTGCGTCAGCCTCACCCCTGCGATAAGCGGCAGGTGATTTTGGCGCTGACCGAAAAAGGGCTGGCGATCTACCAGCATTTCGAGCAGGAAGGGATGCGGATTGTGCTGGCGCAAACCACTGCGCGCCTGACGCCTCAGGAAGTGGAGCAACTGATGCGATTGCTCACCAAGATGTTGCCGGATGACGTGATAGCACGCTATTTGCGTACTGAGTTTACTAATAATTAA
- a CDS encoding efflux RND transporter periplasmic adaptor subunit, translating into METTTHSSEPRASRRKGYFAILLLVLLLGAAGSTAYYQLYLRFYETTDNAYVGGNLITLTPQVGGTVTQVSVDDGDYVEKGQLLVQLSQSDTLIALQQSEAQLASAVRQVRGLYSTVDNYQAQVASRQVALQQAIGDYNRRKGLATKGAISAEDLAHYQDAVNSARSALDAAEQALRTNQARVDNTVLDDHPDIKNAVADLRSKYLDWARSAVVAPVSGYVARRAVQVGMRVSAGATLMTIVPLDQVWVDANFKESQMLQMRLGQPVTLTADIYGDKNVYHGTIQSLGIGTGSAFSLLPAQNASGNWIKIVQRLPVRIALEPEGLKQRPLRIGLSMLANVDLHNTQGELLPAAPVNAPRYRTDVYDDPLRQADNLVAKILRDNSQPLTSSRG; encoded by the coding sequence ATGGAAACGACAACTCATTCCTCTGAGCCGCGCGCCAGTCGCCGTAAAGGTTACTTCGCCATTCTGCTGTTGGTGTTGCTGCTGGGCGCGGCAGGCAGCACGGCCTATTACCAACTTTACCTGCGTTTTTATGAAACTACCGACAACGCGTACGTGGGCGGCAACCTGATCACGCTGACGCCGCAAGTGGGCGGCACCGTGACCCAGGTCAGCGTGGATGACGGCGACTATGTAGAAAAAGGGCAGTTACTGGTGCAGCTCAGTCAGAGCGATACCCTCATCGCGTTGCAGCAATCGGAAGCGCAACTGGCCAGCGCCGTGCGTCAGGTGCGCGGCCTGTATAGCACCGTCGATAATTATCAGGCGCAGGTCGCGTCCAGGCAGGTGGCGTTGCAACAGGCGATTGGCGACTATAACCGTCGTAAAGGACTGGCAACGAAGGGCGCCATTTCCGCCGAGGACCTGGCGCATTATCAGGACGCGGTCAACAGCGCCCGCAGCGCGCTCGATGCGGCTGAGCAGGCGCTGCGCACCAATCAGGCGAGGGTCGATAATACCGTGCTGGACGACCATCCCGACATTAAAAACGCGGTGGCGGACCTGCGCAGTAAATATCTGGACTGGGCGCGCAGCGCCGTCGTCGCGCCGGTCAGCGGTTATGTCGCCAGGCGCGCGGTTCAGGTCGGGATGCGCGTCAGCGCCGGCGCGACCCTGATGACTATCGTGCCGCTCGACCAAGTGTGGGTGGACGCCAATTTCAAAGAAAGCCAGATGCTGCAAATGCGGCTGGGGCAGCCGGTAACCCTGACGGCGGATATCTATGGCGACAAAAACGTATACCACGGCACCATACAGAGCCTGGGGATCGGCACCGGCAGCGCGTTCTCTCTGCTGCCGGCGCAGAACGCCAGCGGCAACTGGATTAAAATCGTGCAGCGTCTGCCGGTGCGCATCGCACTGGAGCCGGAAGGATTGAAACAGCGCCCGCTGCGTATCGGCCTGTCGATGCTGGCTAACGTGGATCTGCACAATACGCAGGGCGAACTGCTGCCGGCCGCACCGGTTAATGCGCCGCGCTATCGCACCGATGTGTACGACGATCCGCTGCGGCAGGCTGATAATCTGGTAGCGAAAATTCTTCGCGACAACAGTCAGCCATTGACGAGCTCGCGTGGCTAA
- a CDS encoding DHA2 family efflux MFS transporter permease subunit has product MNDKAAFTPPNPGLATLAISLATFMQVLDSTIANVSLPTIAGNLGVSSDQSTWVITSFAVCNAISLPLTGWLARIVGQRRLFVVSVLLFSLASFLCGFSRSMTELIVFRALQGFFAGPMYPMCQTLLLMIFPPSRRNMALALLAMVTVVGPIVGPITGGWVTDNYTWPWIFYINVPIGLFAAGVVMAQLRDWQDTTMRARVDYVGIGLLVLGVGLLQVVLDKGNDLDWFASADIVTMSVISAIALVSFVIWELGERDPLVNLRLFADRNFTIGTVSLMLGYAAFFAINVILPQWLQTWMGYTSTWAGLAAAPMGMLPLLLTPIVGRYGNRVDLRLLASLSFVIMGLSCLMRAQFTIDVDFITVAGVQLFMGIGVAFFFVPLTSILLSNLHGKDVAEGSGLSTFLRVLGGGFASSLTTWIWSHREIYHHAVLSESVSVYNPAAVDYLNQMGGINQTTLAQLDKTVQQQAWMASTVDYFHLLGWGFMALVVIIWFARPPFTKAGPAAAGH; this is encoded by the coding sequence ATGAACGATAAAGCCGCTTTTACACCGCCGAATCCGGGACTGGCGACGCTGGCGATATCGCTGGCGACCTTCATGCAGGTGCTGGATTCCACCATCGCCAATGTTTCGCTGCCGACGATAGCCGGCAATCTCGGCGTCAGTTCGGATCAAAGCACTTGGGTGATTACCTCATTTGCCGTGTGCAACGCCATTTCCCTGCCGCTGACCGGCTGGCTGGCGCGCATCGTCGGTCAGCGGCGGTTGTTTGTCGTTTCGGTGCTGCTGTTCAGTCTGGCCTCTTTTCTGTGCGGCTTCTCGCGCAGCATGACGGAACTGATTGTTTTTCGGGCTTTACAGGGCTTTTTCGCCGGGCCGATGTACCCCATGTGCCAGACGCTGCTGCTGATGATTTTCCCGCCATCGCGCCGCAACATGGCGCTGGCGTTACTGGCGATGGTGACGGTGGTGGGGCCGATTGTCGGTCCGATTACCGGCGGGTGGGTAACCGACAACTACACCTGGCCGTGGATTTTTTACATCAACGTGCCGATCGGCCTGTTCGCCGCCGGGGTGGTGATGGCGCAACTGCGCGACTGGCAGGACACAACGATGCGCGCCCGCGTCGATTATGTCGGCATTGGGCTGCTGGTTCTCGGCGTCGGCCTGTTGCAGGTGGTGCTGGATAAGGGCAACGACCTGGACTGGTTTGCCTCCGCGGATATCGTGACGATGTCGGTGATTTCCGCCATCGCGCTGGTGTCCTTTGTTATCTGGGAACTGGGGGAACGCGACCCGCTGGTCAACCTGCGGTTGTTCGCCGACCGGAATTTCACTATCGGCACGGTATCGCTGATGCTCGGCTACGCCGCGTTTTTCGCCATCAACGTGATTTTGCCCCAGTGGTTGCAGACCTGGATGGGATACACCTCAACCTGGGCGGGGCTGGCGGCCGCGCCGATGGGGATGTTACCGCTGCTGCTTACGCCGATTGTCGGCCGTTACGGTAACCGGGTGGACCTACGCCTTCTGGCCTCGCTGTCGTTTGTGATCATGGGCCTGTCGTGCCTGATGCGCGCCCAGTTCACCATCGACGTCGATTTCATTACGGTGGCCGGTGTACAGCTGTTTATGGGGATTGGCGTGGCGTTTTTCTTTGTGCCGCTGACCTCCATTTTACTGTCGAATCTGCACGGCAAGGATGTGGCGGAAGGCTCTGGGCTATCGACCTTTCTGCGTGTGCTGGGCGGGGGGTTCGCGTCGTCGCTGACCACCTGGATCTGGTCGCATCGCGAGATTTATCACCACGCGGTGCTGAGCGAAAGCGTCTCCGTCTACAACCCGGCGGCGGTGGATTACCTCAATCAGATGGGCGGCATCAACCAGACCACGCTGGCACAGTTGGACAAAACCGTGCAGCAGCAGGCGTGGATGGCATCCACCGTCGATTATTTCCATCTGCTGGGTTGGGGGTTTATGGCGCTGGTAGTGATCATCTGGTTCGCCAGACCGCCGTTTACTAAAGCCGGGCCGGCTGCCGCCGGACATTAG
- a CDS encoding helix-turn-helix domain-containing protein codes for MMLSTMPSMMRFTADLIGWIENHLESPLMINDVTAKSGYSKWHLQRIFKKETGVSLGSYIRSRRLSKAAIELKLTNQTIQDVALRYCFDSQQSFTRTFKKHFGMSPGHYRKALRWDFSGLQPSLGDNVDWLPIPEVVDLPARPVNTSFFEHTQNIDDFISASDIPQRITLWEQASRRYSGPDVVIYSFLNFIPDPNRINRHVRVAYHISAVDPYDNVDADNVSGQTSAETERYLRFMFAGDVAEYTSFLKTIYHHILPGQAYTRMSGGDLEVIRCKKGAQGRIDTDYFEAEYYIPFDRQ; via the coding sequence ATGATGTTATCAACGATGCCGTCTATGATGAGATTTACCGCCGATCTGATTGGCTGGATAGAGAACCATCTTGAAAGCCCGCTGATGATCAATGACGTCACTGCGAAGTCGGGCTACAGCAAATGGCATTTGCAGCGCATCTTCAAGAAAGAAACCGGCGTTTCGCTGGGGTCGTATATTCGCAGCCGGCGGTTGAGCAAAGCGGCGATCGAATTAAAACTGACCAACCAAACCATTCAGGACGTAGCGTTACGTTATTGTTTTGATTCCCAGCAATCATTTACCCGTACTTTTAAAAAGCATTTCGGGATGTCGCCCGGACATTATCGCAAAGCGCTACGTTGGGATTTTTCCGGCCTGCAACCATCGTTAGGCGACAATGTGGACTGGCTTCCGATCCCTGAAGTGGTTGATTTACCCGCCCGGCCGGTTAATACATCCTTTTTTGAGCATACCCAAAATATTGATGATTTTATTTCGGCGAGTGATATCCCGCAACGAATAACATTATGGGAGCAGGCAAGCCGCCGATATAGTGGCCCGGATGTGGTTATCTATTCTTTTTTAAACTTTATTCCGGACCCGAATCGGATTAACCGCCATGTGCGGGTGGCGTACCATATTAGCGCCGTTGACCCGTATGATAATGTCGATGCTGATAATGTTTCCGGGCAGACGTCGGCCGAAACAGAGCGTTATTTGCGCTTTATGTTTGCCGGGGATGTGGCGGAATACACCTCGTTTCTGAAAACGATTTATCATCATATTTTACCCGGCCAGGCTTATACCCGCATGAGTGGCGGCGATCTGGAAGTGATCCGCTGCAAGAAAGGCGCGCAAGGCAGGATAGATACCGATTATTTTGAAGCCGAGTATTATATCCCGTTTGATCGCCAATAA
- a CDS encoding DUF2501 domain-containing protein, giving the protein MTLIKRAVNIVGVAALMAAASYVQAASWQDSLSSAASQLNQNGASSGNLSGLTGLLNGETQSLSAGSMNNAAGILQYCMKQKLVAATNTENVKNQLLNKLGLTSQQEQQKQTDYMQGLTGLLNTGEGKQVDLNAIGNTPLAEKVKNKACDIVLKQGVKFIS; this is encoded by the coding sequence ATGACATTAATCAAACGTGCAGTGAACATCGTGGGTGTGGCTGCGCTGATGGCGGCAGCGAGTTATGTTCAGGCGGCAAGCTGGCAGGATTCCCTTTCCAGTGCGGCCAGCCAGTTAAACCAGAACGGCGCTTCATCGGGCAACCTGAGTGGGCTGACCGGCTTGCTTAATGGTGAAACCCAATCGCTGAGCGCCGGCAGCATGAACAATGCGGCGGGTATCCTGCAATACTGTATGAAACAGAAGCTGGTTGCGGCGACAAACACCGAAAATGTCAAAAACCAGCTGCTGAATAAACTGGGCTTGACCTCTCAACAGGAACAGCAGAAACAGACTGACTATATGCAGGGGTTGACCGGCCTGCTGAATACGGGGGAGGGGAAACAGGTAGACCTGAATGCGATTGGCAATACCCCGTTGGCGGAAAAAGTCAAAAACAAGGCATGTGATATCGTATTAAAGCAAGGCGTGAAATTTATTTCCTGA
- a CDS encoding flavin reductase family protein: protein MKKNVKLNSFYYGFPVFLVTTTDSSNGNTNIAPVSSSISLGDKIIIGVSKGSKTYSNLLSGSDAVINIPDYNLWETVEEIGKLTGGDTLSESQIKWGVQVCHDKFSRTGLHTEKSAQITPPRVVECPIQAECKTVSTTDKGRFILVEFDILNVWVESHLLGQNDAIDSSKWKPLIYNFREYDTTGDALGFNFKYGH, encoded by the coding sequence ATGAAGAAAAATGTGAAATTAAATTCATTTTATTACGGCTTCCCGGTTTTTCTTGTCACAACGACAGACAGTAGTAACGGCAATACCAATATTGCCCCTGTATCCTCTTCTATCTCACTGGGCGATAAAATTATTATTGGAGTCAGTAAAGGCAGCAAGACGTACAGTAATTTACTATCAGGTTCCGATGCAGTCATAAATATCCCTGATTATAATCTTTGGGAGACAGTGGAAGAAATTGGTAAACTGACGGGAGGCGATACGCTATCCGAAAGCCAAATAAAATGGGGCGTTCAGGTATGCCACGACAAATTCTCCAGAACCGGGCTTCATACTGAAAAATCGGCACAGATTACACCGCCGCGCGTGGTTGAATGTCCGATTCAGGCAGAATGCAAAACAGTAAGCACGACGGACAAAGGGCGTTTTATTCTCGTTGAGTTTGATATTCTGAACGTCTGGGTAGAAAGCCATTTATTGGGTCAAAACGATGCCATCGACTCGTCAAAGTGGAAACCGTTGATATATAACTTCCGCGAATACGACACCACTGGCGATGCATTAGGCTTTAATTTTAAATACGGTCACTAA
- a CDS encoding DUF1971 domain-containing protein: protein MQRIVIPANYVHTRTTPFWTKDTAPASIWQRHLDAGTRQGVYPRLCVMQGAIRYYGYADETSPDPVDTLTIEAGQFGVFPPEKWHRIEALSDDTLFNVDFYVDPKILIEG, encoded by the coding sequence ATGCAACGAATCGTAATACCAGCTAATTATGTTCATACACGAACAACACCTTTTTGGACCAAGGATACGGCGCCTGCGTCTATTTGGCAGCGGCATCTGGATGCGGGGACCCGGCAAGGCGTTTACCCACGGTTATGCGTAATGCAAGGGGCTATCCGTTATTACGGTTACGCTGATGAAACCAGCCCTGACCCCGTTGACACGCTGACAATAGAAGCAGGGCAATTTGGCGTATTCCCGCCAGAAAAGTGGCACCGAATAGAAGCGTTGTCTGATGATACGTTATTCAACGTTGATTTTTATGTCGATCCGAAAATTTTGATCGAAGGTTGA
- a CDS encoding DUF1869 domain-containing protein, giving the protein MERENKGYSLAISNRGSNEKKERVFLKPMSLYVPDVANQAIAALIDELSETSKQGKDFLLTVTNQNNGVSVDKEFSTLSELNDPAIAADAVKELINIVRGYESDEETNVCGW; this is encoded by the coding sequence ATGGAAAGAGAAAATAAAGGGTATTCATTAGCAATATCTAACCGTGGTAGTAATGAAAAAAAAGAACGGGTTTTTCTTAAACCTATGTCGTTATATGTGCCGGATGTAGCGAATCAGGCGATTGCTGCGCTGATTGACGAACTGTCGGAAACAAGCAAACAGGGTAAAGATTTTTTGCTGACCGTGACTAATCAAAACAATGGCGTGTCAGTAGATAAAGAGTTCTCTACCCTTTCTGAACTGAACGATCCGGCTATTGCTGCTGATGCAGTCAAGGAGCTGATTAATATTGTGAGAGGCTACGAGTCAGACGAGGAAACTAACGTTTGCGGCTGGTAG
- a CDS encoding DUF2971 domain-containing protein, giving the protein MMSLLGYVYQTHGLPKYGWLNQGMRYHYTDAAGLLGIIQSGRLWATDLLFLNDPSEGTFLPEKLLGFMRSKPGGLTDSEVKIINGVEATLHKPRSKNGAYCVSLSANGDLLSQWRGYGSFGKGYAIGLNLGQLYPHPQVAHFYDVVYGDKGLEELAIDLLDLFVIASDKWEELMYEEWAYTLGVLAKSFKHPSYSEEQESRLICSKEEDGKDLFEKELPLMFRAKGSDVIPYIPMSLNIMEEGDTARLPIEKIIVGPGVDFERNLTSILALLKANSYDNVEVVPSAIPFRP; this is encoded by the coding sequence ATGATGTCGCTTCTCGGATACGTATATCAGACGCATGGTCTTCCTAAATACGGTTGGCTGAATCAGGGCATGAGATATCACTATACAGATGCGGCTGGATTGTTGGGGATTATTCAGAGCGGTAGATTGTGGGCGACTGACCTTCTATTTCTGAATGATCCTTCAGAAGGTACCTTCTTGCCTGAGAAACTTTTAGGGTTCATGCGCTCTAAGCCTGGAGGACTAACCGATTCTGAAGTTAAAATTATCAACGGCGTGGAGGCTACCCTTCACAAACCTCGTTCTAAAAATGGAGCTTATTGCGTTAGCCTTTCGGCAAATGGTGACCTGCTTAGTCAGTGGAGAGGTTACGGAAGTTTCGGGAAAGGCTATGCGATTGGGTTAAATCTTGGTCAATTATATCCGCATCCTCAGGTCGCGCATTTCTACGATGTTGTATATGGTGATAAAGGGCTTGAGGAGCTTGCGATTGATCTTCTGGATCTTTTCGTAATTGCATCTGATAAGTGGGAAGAGCTGATGTATGAGGAGTGGGCTTATACTCTTGGTGTTCTTGCGAAGTCTTTCAAACACCCAAGCTATAGTGAGGAGCAGGAAAGCCGACTGATATGCAGCAAGGAGGAAGACGGCAAAGATTTGTTTGAGAAAGAGCTCCCTCTAATGTTCAGAGCTAAAGGGAGTGATGTAATTCCCTATATTCCAATGTCGTTGAATATTATGGAGGAGGGAGATACGGCGCGCTTACCTATAGAGAAAATTATTGTTGGGCCAGGAGTAGATTTTGAGCGAAATCTTACTTCTATATTGGCTCTTTTAAAAGCCAACTCGTATGATAATGTGGAAGTGGTTCCATCTGCGATCCCATTTCGTCCATGA